Part of the Tautonia rosea genome, TCGACGGCAATGGCCAGCGGGTCGGCAACCGTCTCGCGATCGGCAATCAATTCCAGCTCTGAACCGAACAGCCAAAGCCGGCGCGATTCCCCGAGCAAGGCCACCAGTGAGCCGTCATCACTGACCGCTCCGGCCTGAATCCCCCCCGGAGCGCGCACGGCCCAAATCCGATCGCCGTTGAGGTCCGACATCACCAGGCCGTCCACCTCGTCCCAGGTGATGATCCGACCGGCCTCCCGCATCAAGCCCAGCCCTTTCAGGGGAGCGTCGGTCACGACGGTCCAGGCCAGGCTCGGTTGCATCTGCGCGCCGGTCGAAGCATCGGACACGGACATGGTCGAACGTCCCTCCTTGAGTCGGGCCTCACACCCGGCAACGGTCACCGCTCACCATTCTATCGAGCGTTGCCGACCAGGTCTTCGGCCAGGGCCCTGCGAATGGCGATTCGAAGGGCCGGGTCACGCTCCGGATCACCGAACGGAATCGGAGCCATCGCTTCGGGGGTCCGGTCAGACGCCGGCCGGGCCGACGAAGCCACCTCGACATCCGGAGAAACACCGTGCTCGCTGTAAGGCCGGTCGTTGGGCGAGTAGAACTTGGCGGTCGTCAGCTTCAAGGCCGCATCAGCCGATCGAAGCGGATAGATGCTCTGCACCGACCCTTTGCCGAACGATCGCTCGCCGATCACCAGGGCGCGGCGGTGCTCCTTCAAGGCCCCGGCCAGAATCTCGCTCGCACTGGCGCTGTCACCGTCGATCAGCAGCGTGACCGGCATCCGCCACGGGGTCGCCTGTGTCGCGACATAGTCAAACGTCTGACCCGGAGCCCGTCCCCTCGTGGCAACGATTCGACCGCGATCGAGGAACCGGTCGGCCAGCTCGACCGACACATTGAGCAAGCCGCCGGGATTGCCTCGAAGGTCAAGGACCAGATGACGCATCCCTTTCGCCTGAAGGTCAGCCACGGCCCGATCCATCTCCGCCAGGGTCGTTTTCTGGAAGCTGATCAACCGAATGAAGCCGACCCCACCCTGGAGCAAGGCCGTCGTCTCGACGCTCCAAACTTCAACCGGACGGCGGACCAGATCCACGACCCTCGTCTGGCCATCAATTCCCAGCACGTCCACCTCAAGCCCGGAATTCTCGACCCCCTGGAGCATGCCGGCCGCCATGTCCAGGCCCAGGCCGTCGAGCGGCTGTCCATCCACCGCCACAATCTGTTCACCGGGCTTCAACCCGGCTTCCCAGGCCGGACCCTCTCGAATCACGTTGACCAGCAGCAGCCCCCGCTCCGATCGTTTCAACTCAACGCCAATCCCGACAAAGTTGCCATCAATCTCGGCATAGAGATCCGACAGCTTGTCGGGCGTCAGACAACCGGTGTAATCATCGAGCGCATCGCATGCTCCATAAACGAATTCGAGCACCACGGCGGCCTCGGGCAGCCCCAGGGCTCGAACCCCCAGGTCACAGGCGGCTTCCACCTGAGCGTTCGCATCGGCTCGGCTCTGCGCCGCAAGCCTCGCTCGCTGCGATCGAAAGGCATCACGAAGCCATCGAACCCGCTCAGCCCTCTCCGAAGCGTCTATCCGGTGTGCTTCCAGGAACACCGGGTCGCGCAGTGCCACCTCCAGATTGTCGTAACCGTGTCGCAGCAGAGGCTCGAACCGAATCGGATCGACATACCCCGTCTCGATCCGTTCCAGCAGTTCCTGATAGAGTGCCATCACATCTGATCGGGGAAGCCGCAGCAGGACGCTTCGGAAGCTCCGATCCTCGTAGCGGCGACCCAGCCGGTAGTGCGTCTGGCAGAGCCGCAGGCGGTGCCGGAAGTCGGTCCGGCTCGGCCAGCGTTCCAGCGCCTGCTCGTAAAGGTCCATCGCACCGGACCAGTCCCGAGCCCGTTCGCGTTCCAGGGCCTGGGCCAGAGCATCATCGGGAGTTCCTGGCTCGGCTGTCGTCGACGCCTCTACCCGAGGGGACGATTGCCGGACGCTCAGGACCCCGTCTTCGGCCTCGATCGCCGAGTTCGCCGCCATCGGCGAGGCAGGCATGAAGGCCAACGCCAGAAGGAACAGTCCCGCCAGGGGACCTCGAAGCAGGGCGAGCATTGGCCACGATCCTCCCGCTTCGGATCGCGTGCGGGATCGATCTCAAAAGACGCTGGCCAGGGAAGATACCGCCAGTTCAGCTCGCCGTGGACTCGTACCGGACTGGGACGATCGGGGTCGAGAATCGCAAGCGGGGACCACAGACCAGGTCTTCCGTGATCCGTCCGCGCACCGATCCGTGGCTGCACGTCTTGAGGAAGTCAATCACCGAGTGGGGAAACGCTTCGTAGTTGCCATCGCAGCACGATGCACGCCACATGCCAGACACGGTTCAGGAACCTTCTCAGGGCAGGCAGCGACAATCGTTCCACCGATCAGATCCGGGCAATCACTTGTTCGCGAACGCCCGTCACAATGTAATCTATCATATCGACCTGGCTCGAACAGGTTCGATTCACTCACGAGGAGCCACCTCGAATCGGCACGATCGGCACCGTCCGGAGAACCCGCCTGCCGCCCCTCAAGAATTGCTGAAGTTCCATCCCAAGCGTTGTACGAACGACCGTCGGGCGTGCCTTTGTTTGTAAGAATGTCGCCTCCGTGCTCCCCCGTCCGCCCCGGGGGTTGACGCAAGTCCCGGCCCGGGTGTTCCCCACAGGGTCAGGCCACCGGTTCCAGTTCCAATGCGCCGAGGAACGATCGCAGCTTCTGAAAGGCCCGCGACTTCTCATTGCTGACCGTCTTGGCGGCCACTCCCCATCGCTCGGCGATCTCAGCCGGCGTCTCTCCCTTGAGGGTCGCCCGGATCAGGTCCGCCTCTCGAGCATTGAGACTCTGCTCGATCGCCTCTCCGAGATCCTCGACCCAGTCTCGTTCCCGGTACGGAGCCGAGGGATCATCCGGACTCTCATCGAGAGATCTGAGCTTTCGCTCGCGTTGTGCCCGTTTCTTGGTCGCGTCGATGGCCCGGAAGAACGTGGTCCCCTCGTTCCGCTCCCGGCTGAAGACCTCTCGGATGCCCAGCACCCCGACGGCGATCATCAATTCATCGAAGCCCGACCGCCCCAGTTGCTTCAGCAGGCTGACATAAACCGCCTGAGTGCAATCGTCATGCTTCTGCGGAGGTAATCCGGCCCGCATCCAGGTCCGCGCCAGATACCGATCAAGCTGCGAAAGCCCCCCTCGAATCGATCTGGAATCCGCATCCGACGCTTCCTGATTGTCAATCGCCTCCGATCGTGAGGGGGCGAAGAACTCCGACGAGAAGGTCTGATCGATCGCCGCATCCCAGGCGTCCGAATCGATGGTTGGCTCGGACACCAGCGGCGGATCGGACAAAGCGACCGACAACGCCCCATGCTCGGCCGGAACGGCCGGAGGCGAAGCCATCAGGCCGCTTAGCAGCCGCAATGCCTCTAGCCCCTCGACCCCCGGGCGATACGACCGTCGCGCCTTTCGCGGGACCTCATCGCTCACCGTTTCGTCCCCCGTTCCGATCTGGTGTCATCGCCGGTCACTCCCTCCAGCCATGACTGCCGATCCCCTCACCTCGCCATCGAGATTCAGGCGGAGCTGCTCAACCACGACCGATCATCCTATCGAAACCGCAAATCTCGACGAGGCCAATTCCCCTGCCCGCTTGCCAATTCCAGGACGCAACAGTCCATGCATCCAATCAAATCCTAGCAGGGAGAGTTGGTTCGGTCAAGCCTGCCGTATCAGGCTTAATTTCACCTTAAGCCATCGAAGCCGATCGAGGCGGCGATTTCTGATCTCACCCTTGTGAGACGGGAGAAGAGCTTGGTGCGGATCGTGATTCAAGACCGCGAACGCAAGGGGCCGGAGGCAAGACCGGGAGACAACCTAGTCCGGTGCGTGTCGATTGTCCCGCAGTCGGCTACCGAGCCGGAGAAAGTTGTCTCCGTCGCTCACGCTTGATGGAGACGGGTCGTTCGAGAAACGCTCGACGCAGTGACCAAGGAACCTGAAGGACGAACCGGCAGCGCGGACGTCGTCCTCCACGAATGCACAGGACCGAGTCGCTCGAACCAATCGAGCGACTCGGCCTCATCTCAGGATTGCAAATCGTAAGTGATTGCCAGACCGCGATCAAGAGCCCTGATTGCCGCGGTTCTGGATCGCGGCGAGCCGTTCGGCCCGTCGTTGCTGAGCGGCGAGAATCGCCGGCGATTGAGCCGGGGTCTGGCCGACTCCGGACGTGTCGGGAACGTTGAACTCAGGAACGGTCACGTTCGCTCGACGAGGGTGCAGGACGATTCGCCCCTGAGCCTGGGGAGGAGGGGTCGGAACCGGCACCAGGCGATCCCGGACAAACCGGAAGAACTGCCCGGTCGGAGGAATCCCCTGGTCCCCCGCGTGCTTCCCGACCTGAGGATACAGGTTCGGATCACCTGCGAAGACCAGGTCATCTCCGGGGCTGGGCAGGAATCGCACCCGTCCCATGCGCCCGATCAAGGCATCGCGTGATGCCCCTCCGCGGAGCGTATTATGACCAAACCAGCCGTGTAGTCGGGTCGGCAGGTCGCCGGCCTGAAGCTGATTCTTCCCGCCGAGCCCACCGTCGAGCGTTGCCAGCAAGGGAACATCGGGCGCGATAGTGATCGTGTCACTGGCCTTCGTCCCGTAGACGACCACCCGTTCCAGATCACTGACCAGCGGTCGCAACGAGTCGACCACCCCGTTGACCGACACGGAAACCCGGCCGCCGACCACGCTAACGTTGATCGTGTTCGGGTCGGGATTGACCAGCCGACCTGGAGGCGGGGTCACCAGCAGTACGTTGCCGATCTGCCGAACCGCTCCGGTGATGGCCGCTCCCGTCACGGTGAACGTCACGGTCGCCTTCGCGCTTTCGAGCCCCGACCCCGGCTCGCCGATCTGGCGAACCTGGAACTCCAGAGTATCGGTCCCCACAAACCCGGTTGGTGGGGTATAGATCAACGCCCCGGTGGCGGCATCGAAGTTCGAAACCGTTCCCAGCGTACCAGTGGTGTCGAGAATGTACGTCAGGGTCTGCCCGGAGTCCGCGGTCCCTGGAAATCCGGTCAACTGGACCGGGACCGGATCGTTGGGCGAGATGGTCAACAGTTGCGACTGTGCCGTGGGGGGAACCGCAATCGGGGTGCCACCCTGAACCGTGATCGACACGTCGGCCGGCGTGCTGGTCAGATTCGGCGTCGGTGCCCCAACATCCGTCACCCGGAACCCAAACGAGTCATTCCCCTGGAAGTTGGTAAACGGCGTGTAAACCAAGGTTCCCGTCTGGGCATTAAACTGGGAAATCTGCCCATGAACCGGAGGTCCGGTCAGTTCGTAGGTCAGGGTCTGCTGCGATGACGGGTCCCCGGACTGCCCAGCCAGCTGAATCGTCACCGCCTGATTCTGGTTCGTCTGGACCGAGACGGGGGTGGCCGTCGGCTGGTTGTTGGTCGTGACCGTCAGCGTGATCGCTTGAGTATCAAAATTGCTCACGGCGTCGAGCGGGGTGTTCGGGCCGCCACGGTTGACCTGATCGCGGACCCCAACCAGCAGGTCAATCACCCCTTCAAATCCGGCGTTGGGCGTGATGGTTACCAGTCCGTTGGCATCGACGCTGGCCGTCGCATTCTGGACCGGGGCGAACGTCCCTTGCGGCGACACCCCACCACCGACGGCGTAGGTCAACTGATCACCCGGGTTCGTGCTCACGGCGTTGAGCTGGAACTGCACCGGCTGGTTCGGCAGGGTAATCTGATCGCTGACCGGCCGGAGGAACGGCCGCTGGCTCTCGGTGTTGGCGATCACGTTGACCTGGAACGTCTCGACATCCGTCGACCCATCCGACGGAGTGGACGCCGTAACCGTGATCGTCGCCGACTCTCCCGCCGCGGCCGACGTGGTGTTGATCAGCACCGACCCGTTCGGGTTGGACTGACTGACGCGCGTGCCGGTGATCAGAATCGGAGACACCGGCGTATCGCTCGCGTTGCGAGACACCTGCGTCATCCGTTCCAGAACGTCGGCCCCTTCGATCAATTGGCCGAAGATCGTATGGTTGAAGTCAAGGAACCGGGGAGAGCCCGTCGTCACGAAAAACTGCGAGCTATTCGTGTCGTCTCCCGCG contains:
- a CDS encoding S41 family peptidase, with amino-acid sequence MLALLRGPLAGLFLLALAFMPASPMAANSAIEAEDGVLSVRQSSPRVEASTTAEPGTPDDALAQALERERARDWSGAMDLYEQALERWPSRTDFRHRLRLCQTHYRLGRRYEDRSFRSVLLRLPRSDVMALYQELLERIETGYVDPIRFEPLLRHGYDNLEVALRDPVFLEAHRIDASERAERVRWLRDAFRSQRARLAAQSRADANAQVEAACDLGVRALGLPEAAVVLEFVYGACDALDDYTGCLTPDKLSDLYAEIDGNFVGIGVELKRSERGLLLVNVIREGPAWEAGLKPGEQIVAVDGQPLDGLGLDMAAGMLQGVENSGLEVDVLGIDGQTRVVDLVRRPVEVWSVETTALLQGGVGFIRLISFQKTTLAEMDRAVADLQAKGMRHLVLDLRGNPGGLLNVSVELADRFLDRGRIVATRGRAPGQTFDYVATQATPWRMPVTLLIDGDSASASEILAGALKEHRRALVIGERSFGKGSVQSIYPLRSADAALKLTTAKFYSPNDRPYSEHGVSPDVEVASSARPASDRTPEAMAPIPFGDPERDPALRIAIRRALAEDLVGNAR
- a CDS encoding sigma-70 family RNA polymerase sigma factor; translation: MSDEVPRKARRSYRPGVEGLEALRLLSGLMASPPAVPAEHGALSVALSDPPLVSEPTIDSDAWDAAIDQTFSSEFFAPSRSEAIDNQEASDADSRSIRGGLSQLDRYLARTWMRAGLPPQKHDDCTQAVYVSLLKQLGRSGFDELMIAVGVLGIREVFSRERNEGTTFFRAIDATKKRAQRERKLRSLDESPDDPSAPYRERDWVEDLGEAIEQSLNAREADLIRATLKGETPAEIAERWGVAAKTVSNEKSRAFQKLRSFLGALELEPVA
- a CDS encoding peptidylprolyl isomerase, with protein sequence MRDRNRGGSIRRWFGAGGSAADRQRARRPRLEGLEPRQMLVASLNPIPNLSVAADLGRVVPLEGGTEAQQFTATSSNPNIGVSVVNGSFLSIDVSHESSGAGDPAFSGTMTFQLFDELTPVTVRRILALVNQGFYTSPTTNPNPNFTNLPSKNFHRVAQGFPGDQFIVQGGSVNGNGTGEINQPGFPFDDEFRAPLVFNGQGQLAMANAGDDTNSSQFFVTTGSPRFLDFNHTIFGQLIEGADVLERMTQVSRNASDTPVSPILITGTRVSQSNPNGSVLINTTSAAAGESATITVTASTPSDGSTDVETFQVNVIANTESQRPFLRPVSDQITLPNQPVQFQLNAVSTNPGDQLTYAVGGGVSPQGTFAPVQNATASVDANGLVTITPNAGFEGVIDLLVGVRDQVNRGGPNTPLDAVSNFDTQAITLTVTTNNQPTATPVSVQTNQNQAVTIQLAGQSGDPSSQQTLTYELTGPPVHGQISQFNAQTGTLVYTPFTNFQGNDSFGFRVTDVGAPTPNLTSTPADVSITVQGGTPIAVPPTAQSQLLTISPNDPVPVQLTGFPGTADSGQTLTYILDTTGTLGTVSNFDAATGALIYTPPTGFVGTDTLEFQVRQIGEPGSGLESAKATVTFTVTGAAITGAVRQIGNVLLVTPPPGRLVNPDPNTINVSVVGGRVSVSVNGVVDSLRPLVSDLERVVVYGTKASDTITIAPDVPLLATLDGGLGGKNQLQAGDLPTRLHGWFGHNTLRGGASRDALIGRMGRVRFLPSPGDDLVFAGDPNLYPQVGKHAGDQGIPPTGQFFRFVRDRLVPVPTPPPQAQGRIVLHPRRANVTVPEFNVPDTSGVGQTPAQSPAILAAQQRRAERLAAIQNRGNQGS